A genomic region of Cannabis sativa cultivar Pink pepper isolate KNU-18-1 chromosome 1, ASM2916894v1, whole genome shotgun sequence contains the following coding sequences:
- the LOC133035524 gene encoding uncharacterized protein LOC133035524, producing MLEGANYPYWKTKIRAFLRAVDERVLMSIEEGWWKPTMMENEIVIPKPMSQWTAVEMERANFNSKALHALFNAVSTNQLKVIANCEIAKEAWEKLKIKNEGTDAVKKSRLPALAKAFENLTMEEDESVAEFHAKLCDISNESYALGKTYSNSKLVRKVLGVLPRRFMSKVTSIEEVRNIEELDLDELIGTLQNYELSLSRWKKTKKLKEVVKEKSDASIALIHQENKKPVLEDLNGITDETVALLTRNYAKFLKKNYRKNSPADKENLLERNKRVNFKPGQAPTDQKGRRIKCRECDGYGNIQAEYVNTLKKKKALAATWSDSDEEKKSTASGGSHEEKQVLAFMAQSCNPVESEDDAVSTSSEADSTGRQHAYEEMFAQWEYMTKLIRALKNSLEQVETEKGKLEDTVKNLNRLLNEKENEIHKLTADLIRTKQALQSIPSGTAAINQTLQLQKPYGDQTSLGYKMLYKQGNDLSVEHSLPSNVDSSKKEDELPDTSITINESDSSERKQVLTGPIKLKFEGRRTDADNLLQNENFIPTCHFCNRRGHIRPKCYKLQNYLKAMINRPNIFPQPNKSHGRKPRREWKIKSKPNPNVGLVANLSLSAFVEGQWYFDSGCSRHMSGNKKLLLNYKDEKGGSVTFGEGNKGQIAGRGDVNVNGAAQLTNVLYVRGLKANVISIGQLCDDNLSVSFTKTQCLVSSDGCVVLTGNKTVDQCYAVCNTIVCNRSFLDKPDLWHYRLGHLNNRDLRRLVKLQAVRGISDMKVSKERVCGPCQLGK from the coding sequence ATGCTGGAAGGAGCCAATTATCCATACTGGAAAACCAAGATTCGTGCCTTCTTGAGAGCTGTAGATGAAAGAGTTTTGATGTCCATAGAAGAAGGGTGGTGGAAACCAACGATGATGGAGAATGAAATCGTTATACCCAAACCCATGAGTCAATGGACCGCTGTTGAAATGGAAAGAGCGAATTTCAACTCAAAGGCTCTTCATGCCTTGTTTAATGCCGTCTCCACTAACCAGTTGAAGGTTATAGCCAATTGTGAAATTGCTAAGGAAGCATGGGAGAAGCTGAAAATTAAGAACGAGGGAACTGATGCTGTCAAGAAATCAAGGCTGCCTGCCTTGGCAAAGGCTTTCGAAAATCTTACCATGGAGGAAGATGAGTCTGTGGCTGAATTCCATGCAAAACTGTGTGACATCTCTAATGAATCGTATGCTCTGGGGAAAACGTACTCTAACTCGAAACTGGTTCGAAAGGTGCTTGGTGTCCTCCCCAGAAGATTCATGTCCAAAGTTACCTCAATCGAAGAAGTGAGAAACATTGAGGAACTCGATCTTGACGAACTCATCGGGACTTTGCAAAACTATGAGCTATCACTGTCCAGGtggaagaaaaccaagaaactAAAGGAGGTGGTGAAAGAAAAGTCAGATGCCAGCATTGCACTTATTCACCAAGAAAATAAGAAACCTGTTCTGGAAGATTTGAATGGGATTACAGATGAGACAGTTGCCTTGTTAACGAGAAACTATGcaaaattcttgaaaaagaaCTACAGAAAAAATTCACCAGCTGACAAAGAAAATCTTCTCGAGAGAAACAAAAGAGTAAATTTCAAACCAGGACAAGCCCCTACTGATCAAAAGGGCCGACGAATTAAGTGCAGAGAATGTGATGGATATGGTAACATTCAGGCTGAGTACGTCAAcacactaaaaaagaaaaaagcccTTGCAGCAACCTGGAGTGATAGTGATGAGGAAAAGAAGTCCACAGCCAGTGGAGGATCACATGAGGAAAAGCAGGTACTGGCATTCATGGCCCAAAGCTGTAATCCAGTTGAGTCTGAAGATGATGCAGTCTCCACCTCATCAGAAGCAGATAGCACAGGTCGACAACATGCTTATGAAGAAATGTTTGCACAATGGGAGTACATGACTAAACTGATCCGTGCTCTAAAGAACTCTCTAGAGCAAGTGGAGActgaaaaaggaaagttagaagACACTGTCAAAAATCTCAACAGACTTCTTAATGAAAAGGAGAATGAGATCCATAAACTCACAGCTGATCTAATTCGAACCAAGCAAGCTTTACAGTCCATTCCCTCAGGCACTGCTGCTATCAATCAAACCCTACAGCTTCAGAAGCCCTATGGTGATCAAACTTCCTTAGGATATAAGATGCTATATAAACAAGGGAATGATCTGTCTGTTGAGCATTCTTTGCCCTCCAATGTCGATTCATCAAAGAAGGAAGATGAGTTACCTGACACCTCAATCACCATTAACGAATCTGACTCATCTGAGAGGAAACAGGTTCTAACCGGACCCATTAAACTCAAGTTTGAAGGAAGGAGGACTGATGCTGACAACCTACTACAGAATGAAAATTTCATTCCTACATGTCATTTCTGTAATAGGAGAGGCCACATTCGTCCCAAGTGTTACAAATTGCAGAACTACTTGAAAGCCATGATCAATCGTCCAAATATTTTCCCTCAACCAAATAAGTCACATGGACGCAAACCTCGTCGAGAATGGAAAATAAAGTCCAAACCAAATCCTAATGTTGGTTTGGTTGCAAATCTATCCCTGTCTGCCTTTGTTGAAGGTCAGTGGTACTTCGACAGTGGATGTTCGCGTCACATGTCTGGAAATAAGAAACTGCTACTTAACTACAAAGATGAAAAAGGGGGATCTGTCACTTTTGGGGAAGGTAACAAAGGGCAGATTGCCGGGAGAGGTGATGTGAATGTGAATGGAGCAGCTCAGCTGACTAATGTCCTATATGTGAGAGGACTCAAAGCAAATGTCATCAGCATCGGCCAATTGTGTGACGACAATCTCTCTGTAAGTTTCACTAAAACTCAATGTTTAGTTTCATCTGATGGGTGTGTTGTCTTAACAGGAAACAAAACTGTAGACCAGTGCTATGCTGTATGCAATACCATAGTGTGCAACAGGAGCTTCTTGGACAAACCTGACTTATGGCATTATAGGCTGGGACATTTAAACAACAGAGATCTCCGAAGATTGGTGAAGCTTCAAGCTGTAAGAGGAATTTCTGACATGAAAGTTTCCAAGGAGAGAGTATGTGGTCCATGTCAGCTTGGAAAATAG